The Amycolatopsis sp. QT-25 genomic sequence TCTCACCGCGCACCTGTTCGGGTGCCATGTACGCCGCCGTGCCGACGACACCACCGGTCTCGGTCACCCTGGTCGCGTCGAAGGCGTGCGCCACCCCGAAATCGCCGATCAGCGGGCCGTCGTCGGCGATCAGGATGTTCGCCGGTTTCAGGTCACGGTGGGTGATGCCATGCGCGTGGACGTGCGCGAGCGCGTCGGCCAGCCGGGCGGCCAGTTCGACGACCTCGTCCGGGGTGAGCGGGCCCGACCGCAGGCGCTGGGCCAGATTCGGCCCGTCGACCAGGCGCATCGTCAAGTAGGTGTAGCCGTCGTCGGAGCCCGCGTCGTACAGCGGGACGAGCCCGGGATGGCGGACCGCGCTGAGGACCTGGATCTCCTGCTGACGGCGGCGCTCGTCCCGGAGCATCGTCTCGGCGTGGAAGAGCTTCAGCGCGACTTCGCGCTCTTCGCGCAGGTCCCAGGCCCGGAAGACCCGAGACGTCGCACCGCGGCCGAGCAGTTCCCCGACTTCGTACCGGCCGGCGAGCCTGCGCGGAAGATGGTCCGGGTCGTGGACGTTCAGGGCGAACCGGCGCTGAGTGGTCCCGGCATCGGGTTCGTCCTCCTCGACCTCACCACCAGCACGCGAACCCGCGTCGTCCATCGGTGCTACCTCCGTCTCACCGGCCGAACGCCGGATACCCGGTCCGGCCCCGGGTGAAACAAGGTTCGACAGCGTAGCGGAGCCGATCCGAAGGTTCACCCCGAACGGCGGGCAACCCCGGCGTGGGCCGGACGTCTCGTTGGGCATGAAGCCGAACCGGTGGGCCGCGCTCGCCGCCGCCGCACTGACCGCCCTGGCCGTCCCCACCCCGGCCGCCGCCGATTCGGCTGTGCCCCGGGGGTTCGCTCCCGCGTCGACGAGTTGGACCGGGCCGCTGCGTGGCTTCGTCCTCGGCTTTTCCCCGTGCGGCAGACCGGGATGGTGCGCGTCCCTGCTGTCGACGGCCGACGGCGGGAAGCGGTGGCGCCGCGTCGGCGATCCGCCGATCTCGCTGCCGGACAACCACAATCAGGTCAAGCTCACGGTGATCGACGAACGCGACGTCTTCCTCTCCGACGGCACCCGGCTGCTCGCCAGCCACGACGGTGGCGGAAGGTGGTCGGAGGTCCGGCTCGCCGGGGTTCGGGAACCTTTTTACATTTCGAAAATCACCGAATCGGGCTCCCGGGTGTTCGCGATGGTCACCGGTTTCGGCAGCCCGTCGACGACGACGCTGTACGCGGGGCTTTCCGGTACGCGGCTCCTCCAGCGCGTTCCCGGCTTCACTGTCACCGGCTCTTCCACCTATGGGGACATCGTCACCAGCGGCGGCATCCAGGTGTCGATGGGAGCGGACTACCGCCTCCAGAAGTACTGGACGTCGTCCGACGGCGTGGTCTTCGCGCCCGCGCCGCCGCCCTGCCCGGCGGACAGCGCGGCCTCGCTGAGCGGGGTCCGGCAGGGGCAGGTGCTGGCGTTGTGCAGCGGGGGACCGGGGACGCCGCAGCCGGGGGCGACAGTCCGGCGGCTGTGGCGCGCGCCGAAGCTCGGAGGACACTTCACCGGCACGGCGCAGGCGCCCACCCTCGGGATCAACCAGAGCTTCAGCGCGGCGTCGCCCTCGGCGGCGACCGTCGCGGCGGAAGGCGGCGGCGCCGGATTCCTGCACAGCACCGCCGACGGCGGGGTGACCTGGACGACGACGGAGCTCAGCGGCCGCGGCGTCTGCCTCAACGACCTGGACTTCCCGGCCGAACGGGTGGGCGTGGTCGTGGACGGACTGCCCGACGCCCACGGCGGATCGGCCGTGTACCGCACCACCGACGGCGGCGGCACGTGGCGAGAGCTCGTCTTCGGGTGAACGTCGCAGGTGGGCATGGCCCTTCCGGGAGGTTCACCGGAACGCACGCCATGTCGTAATCTGTGTACGGTCCGTCGATGTCGAGGGAGCCGTGGGCACGTTCACGTGGCCCGTGCGCGGCTGAAGGGTGGAACGCGTCCATGACTTCGGACGAGGGCCGGTCTGTGCCGAGGCGCCCGCCTCCCCTCGACTACAGCAAGCCCAACCTCGCCCGGATGAAGGACGTCCTGCTCGGCGGGCACGACCACTACGAGGTCGACAGGCAAGCGGTCGACGACCTGCTCGCCCTCGCTCCCGACGCCGCCGCGATGGCCAAGGAGTTCCGCTCCTGGGCGAACCGGGTGGTCCGGTTCCTCGCCGGCGCCCGCGGCATCGACCAGTTCCTCGACCTGGGCTCCGGGCTGCCCACCGCGGAGAACACCCATCAGGCGGCGCAGCGATACCACCCCGACGCGGTGGTCGTCTACGTCGACCACGACCCGGTCGTCCAGGCACACGGGCTGGCGTTGCTGGAAGACCATCTCGTCCACGTCAGCGGCGCGGATCTGACCGAGCCGGCGCGGACCCTCGCCGATCCGGTGGTCACCGAGCACCTCGAACTCGACCGCCCGGTCGCGGTGATCCTGAACTCGGTGCTGCACCACATCGAAGACCTCGGCAAGGCGCGGGCCGTCGTCCGCGCCTACGTCGACGCGCTCGCGCCGGGGTCGTACGTGCTGATCACCCACGACTTCACCCCCGGCGAGGGCGCGCGCGCCGCGCTCGCCCGGAAACTCGACGACCTCATGGGCAGCACCGGGCACCGCACGGTGCATCGAAGCCGCGAGGAGATCGAGTCACTGTTCGACGGGTTGGAGATCATCGAGCCCGGGGTGGTCCACCTGCACGAATGGTGGCCGGAAGGCCCACGCCTCGCGCCGCTGACCGAGCTGAACCACCTGAGCCTCGGCGGCGTGGGGATCAAGCCCTGAAAACACGCTGGGCCGGGGTGATCGTGAGTGGCGGCTCGGGGTCCAGCCCGAAACGCCACTCCCGCCCCGCCCTGCCTCAGGCCTTCAGCGAGCCGAAGAACGCCTTGAGTTCGTCGTGGGCGGTGCCGAAGTCCTCGGTGTTGCCGGTCATCGCCAGTTCCAGCACCTCGCCGCCGGCGAGCTCCAGCGTCAGGTACACGGTGAGCTTCCGGCGGGGGAAACCGCCCGCCACGATGTCCGCGAACGGGATCCGCCGCGCGCCCGGTTCGGCGCGCAGCTCGTCGAGGCCGCGCTCCCGTAGCTTCCGGATCCGCTTGCGGTCCGACACCCCGCGCGCCCCGAGCAGGCCGGCGAGTCCGCGGCGGACCAGCACCGAGCGCGCCATCGGCAGCATCACCACTTCGGTGTCGCAGACGATCAGGTCGTAGAGCTTCCGCTTGGCTTTCAGCGCGGTGAACAGCCCGAGCATGCGGGCTTCGGCGGGATCCGGCTCCGGCTGGGGCTCCTGCTTGCAGAAGTACGCGGCGGGCACGTTCAGCAGTTGCAGGTTGTGGACCAGTTCGTCGACCGCGCGCGGGCCGCGTACCGCCGGGGCGACCAGCTCGACGACGTCGAACGGCTCGCCGTCGCCGAGGCACAGTGCCCAGTCGCCGCCCCAGTTCAGGCGATGCGCGGCGACGCCGTTGTCGATCATCGCGGCGGTGACGGTGTCGGCGAACAGCTCTGTCAGCAGTTCGAGGCCCTCTTCGCGGGACGGCGCCCGCAGCGGCCTGGCGAGCGCTTCGGCGTCACCGTCGCGCAAGACCCGCACCACCTCGCCGATCGTGCCTCGGGGCGCCAGCCTGCTTTCGAGACCGGCCGAAGTCAGCAGCTTCGCGCCCTCCGCCACCGAAGCCCGGCCCGCGCGTTTGACGACCTCGTCCCAGTCCGCGCGGGGCCCGACGTCACGGATCAGCACTCCCAGCTCCGCCTCGGGCACGTCGACCTTCGGCGCCCCCAGAAGCGACCAGCCCGGCCGCGCGTCCGGCTTCACCGGGTTGTCCGGCACGCCGGCCAGCGCGGCGATCCGGCGCTTCGTGGGCGGATGGCTGTCGTACTTCGACAGCGTTTCGCCGTCGATGACCTCTTCGGCGTACTCA encodes the following:
- a CDS encoding SAM-dependent methyltransferase, whose amino-acid sequence is MTSDEGRSVPRRPPPLDYSKPNLARMKDVLLGGHDHYEVDRQAVDDLLALAPDAAAMAKEFRSWANRVVRFLAGARGIDQFLDLGSGLPTAENTHQAAQRYHPDAVVVYVDHDPVVQAHGLALLEDHLVHVSGADLTEPARTLADPVVTEHLELDRPVAVILNSVLHHIEDLGKARAVVRAYVDALAPGSYVLITHDFTPGEGARAALARKLDDLMGSTGHRTVHRSREEIESLFDGLEIIEPGVVHLHEWWPEGPRLAPLTELNHLSLGGVGIKP
- a CDS encoding M48 family metallopeptidase — encoded protein: MAFPVVVVAVGVASVLAGLRIQGKIGLYVMLAGLAIMIALGFGLVSALRARRPPIEGPRLERDAHPALWRMIDDLAAQVKTRPPDEIVLIGEINAAVSEDARFLGLRPGRRTMLIGLPLLAAMSVSELRSVLAHELGHYSGGHTRLLALTYRGTQTLAFTVDRLDGGPARALLSAYSKLYLLVARSANRRQELQADEASVLAAGSRTAAAALRKIATLSPLWKDYAERYLSLGAAARRTPPVLLGFRSYLDHPVQRDWVLEYAEEVIDGETLSKYDSHPPTKRRIAALAGVPDNPVKPDARPGWSLLGAPKVDVPEAELGVLIRDVGPRADWDEVVKRAGRASVAEGAKLLTSAGLESRLAPRGTIGEVVRVLRDGDAEALARPLRAPSREEGLELLTELFADTVTAAMIDNGVAAHRLNWGGDWALCLGDGEPFDVVELVAPAVRGPRAVDELVHNLQLLNVPAAYFCKQEPQPEPDPAEARMLGLFTALKAKRKLYDLIVCDTEVVMLPMARSVLVRRGLAGLLGARGVSDRKRIRKLRERGLDELRAEPGARRIPFADIVAGGFPRRKLTVYLTLELAGGEVLELAMTGNTEDFGTAHDELKAFFGSLKA